Within the Mycobacteriales bacterium genome, the region AGAGCGCGTCGAGCACCTGGCCTTCGAACAGGAACGGTTCCATGCTCGCACCCAGATTGGCCATCGGCGTCGACTGGGCCAGACGTCGCGCGGCCGCCCCTTCGAGCAGCTCGGTGAGCTTGGCGATGACCGAGCGAGCGTCGTACTTCTCCTTCATGAAGGCCCAGTCGACGCCGAACTTCTGCTGCGCGTACGACTGCAGGTCCATCCGGTCGCCGCCCTGCCACCCGGTGACCAGGATGCACCGGGTGCTGTCGCCGTCGGTCTCGCGGATCGCCTCGAGCACCCTGATGCCGTCGGAGTTCTGGTCATCGTCCGGGTCGAGGCCGATGTCAAGGATCGCGACATCGAACCGGGCGGTCCGCAGCGCCTCCCTGGCCGCCTGCAACGACTCGCAGGCGACCACTTCGGAGGCGCCGGCCCGGCGCGCGGCCCGGTTGAACGTGTAGATCCAGCTGCC harbors:
- a CDS encoding response regulator, translating into MRAPTRALIVEDIGSWIYTFNRAARRAGASEVVACESLQAAREALRTARFDVAILDIGLDPDDDQNSDGIRVLEAIRETDGDSTRCILVTGWQGGDRMDLQSYAQQKFGVDWAFMKEKYDARSVIAKLTELLEGAAARRLAQSTPMANLGASMEPFLFEGQVLDALSPSGGVQTLYSLASRLLSSVIPLLAEKPARPMEKGPDGVCVGVYWSRTLSAAVAVGLAPADRWPEDAAAVPASLSHLLPAGITPDLLEAVRVRDVAGRLWELPGLDRISFSM